The following are encoded in a window of Eriocheir sinensis breed Jianghai 21 chromosome 35, ASM2467909v1, whole genome shotgun sequence genomic DNA:
- the LOC127007348 gene encoding uncharacterized protein LOC127007348, whose translation MGTGSGAGVGTGKGVKGGWRVNAFMLLLTGWHAVLLPWSPLILKDTGFSATSVGLLSGGTTLAASVGVVACLRAMRRSRSGAVRRLLLWLLFAGATVLHGCGVVLLLQYIPHTGLLKSCVNGWSFAPTTTVFPQNTSTPSAVSLQHPQTLPPGTNTTSISSNTSTGIAPTLIPSTSSSTTTSTSTTIPPIHLPSIPPNTTTTKTPTTTTTTHATTAPIAVVTSTSRPSHITVPADQNQKTNDSVPLNSNTVNEHPLNSDYPEGSVDEYPEEAVEEATDTGATVEPQPKTPLTKEKLKNENKNKIKSSHENVHNSPVSYYGTGRDKVYHKTTKNKNKSPHKDRLVSQENYSDDDIPQDLDENDSSEEDEDEGDEVGNEDKPSKHDSHSKSGGKSALALSGFQHDGGYGDAARPWKPQPRRPLNRNEATLHNYPETVFSSPHKSNPNWESASLPNDQVNTRPRFNPSPPHYSLQTWMESRGPHNPVRTLHPAFASRAEEKVVKDLSGGDLHYDHRDGQVRSHHTKYTRSKRSIHRTDRGDHTPAAEDNANETVPQRNKIFDSKWASVKGAENIGLMAGVAMFLALGGLLGAGVEASVAQLWHCYVYGYDEGGVSQDVLQRTITHTFHLSAYGSHKSWTGITSGGWAMTAGVLSILACLAGTGGSGYGGLLGVHLALGLAALLFLLVLPVPYGSIDPPKTRRPLSLYLDDSPCAQVLREGVRRLTFHLWVFVNGCLAALSHTFSLWLLQEMTTEGWLVGSQAAAVGVTLVFESLALHTQRRLVTRWGLHGLMGVCGLSLTLHYGVMWASENVGLVVAAHAALGVAIAFLWVAVKHNALLLATVSDQEREAWASWWCWRLGLGLGAAMWSVGVSGAGGRVRPLLLQAALVAATLASVLCVTAVVARRHSRTRRRVYHTLDLDVADEEDDVEDAAEDDWLVKRAKKEGITL comes from the exons ATGGGCACAGGTTCGGGCGCCGGGGTGGGCACGGGGAAGGGCGTGAAGGGTGGCTGGCGGGTGAATGCCTTCATGCTCCTCCTGACGGGATGGCATGCGGTGCTGCTTCCCTGGTCGCCGCTGATCCTAAAAGATACCGGGTTTTCTGCCACAA GCGTGGGCTTGCTGAGCGGGGGAACCACTCTGGCGGCAAGCGTTGGCGTGGTGGCGTGTTTGCGGGCTATGAGAAGAAGCCGCAGCGGGGCCGTGCGTCGCCTGCTGCTGTGGCTGCTGTTCGCCGGCGCCACGGTCCTGCACGGCTGCGGCGTAGTGCTTCTTCTTCAGTACATCCCGCACACTGGGCTCCTGAAGTCCTGTGTCAACGGGTGGTCCTTCGCCCCAACAACGACAGTCTTTCCACAGAATACCTCCACGCCCTCAGCGGTGTCACTACAACACCCCCAGACCCTCCCCCCTGGAACCAACACAACCAGCATCTCATCCAACACATCCACCGGTATTGCACCAACTCTCATCCCCTCCACCTCCAGTTCGACTACGACATCAACATCCACCACAATTCCTCCAAttcaccttccctccatccctcccaacaccacaactaccaaaaccccgaccactactactacaacccatGCCACCACCGCTCCCATCGCAGTTGTCACAAGCACGTCAAGACCATCACACATTACGGTCCCGGCAGACCAGAACCAAAAAACAAACGATAGTGTCCCCTTGAACAGCAACACAGTTAACGAACATCCTTTGAATAGTGATTATCCGGAGGGAAGCGTGGATGAGTACCCTGAAGAGGCGGTAGAGGAGGCCACAGACACAGGAGCTACTGTAGAGCCGCAACCCAAGACTCCGTTGACCAAAGAGAAGctcaagaatgaaaacaaaaataagataaaaagtagCCACGAAAATGTCCACAACTCTCCTGTCTCTTACTATGGCACTGGACGAGACAAAGTGTATCATAAGActaccaaaaacaaaaacaagtcaccgCACAAGGATCGCCTTGTTTCACAAGAAAATTATTCAGATGACGACATCCCTCAGGACTTGGATGAGAATGACAGCtctgaggaagatgaagacgaggggGATGAAGTCGGCAACGAGGACAAACCATCGAAACATGATAGTCACTCCAAGTCAGGCGGCAAGTCAGCCCTTGCGTTGAGTGGCTTCCAGCATGACGGGGGGTACGGTGATGCTGCCAGACCCTGGAAGCCTCAGCCTCGACGACCCCTGAACAGAAATGAAGCAACATTACACAATTATCCAGAGActgttttttcctctccacaTAAAAGTAACCCGAACTGGGAGTCTGCGTCTCTCCCGAATGACCAAGTGAACACACGGCCGCGCTTCAACCCCAGTCCTCCACACTATTCCTTGCAAACGTGGATGGAGTCCCGGGGCCCACACAACCCTGTACGGACCCTTCACCCAGCCTTTGCCTCAAGAGCTGAGGAGAAAGTGGTGAAGGATCTCTCTGGTGGTGACTTGCATTACGATCATCGTGATGGTCAGGTTAGGTCACATCACACTAAGTACACACGAAGTAAACGGAGTATTCACCGTACGGACCGCGGAGATCACACTCCTGCTGCCGAAGATAATGCGAACGAAACAGTGCCTCAGCGAAATAAAATCTTCGACTCGAAATGGGCTTCTGTAAAGGGAGCGGAAAACATAGGCTTGATGGCTGGCGTGGCCATGTTCCTGGCGCTGGGCGGCCTACTGGGCGCCGGGGTGGAGGCAAGTGTGGCCCAGCTGTGGCACTGTTACGTCTACGGCTATGATGAAGGTGGAGTGAGCCAGGACGTGCTCCAACGCACCATTACCCACACCTTCCATCTCAGTGCCTACGGCAGCCACAAGTCTTGGACGGGCATCACTTCGGGAGGCTGGGCCATGACGGCTGGCGTGTTGTCCATTTTGGCGTGCCTGGCAGGGACAGGAGGGAGTGGCTACGGAGGGCTGCTGGGAGTGCACCTGGCTCTCGGCTTGGCTGCCCTGCTGTTCCTGCTGGTCTTGCCCGTTCCTTACGGCTCCATTGACCCACCAAAGACCCGCCGCCCACTCTCCCTCtacctggat GATTCTCCGTGCGCACAGGTGCTGCGAGAAGGAGTACGGCGCCTTACCTTCCACCTGTGGGTGTTCGTCAACGGCTGTCTGGCGGCACTCTCCCACACCTTCAGCCTCTGGCTCCTGCAGGAGATGACAACcgag GGCTGGCTGGTGGGCAGCCAAGCAGCCGCTGTGGGCGTGACCCTCGTCTTTGAGAGTCTGGCTCTGCACACTCAGCGGCGCCTCGTCACCCGCTGGGGTCTGCACGGCCTGATGGGCGTGTGCGGGTTGAGCCTCACACTGCACTACGGCGTCATGTGGGCGTCGGAGAATGTTGGGCTGGTGGTGGCGGCTCACGCTGCCCTGGGTGTGGCCATAGCCTTCCTGTGGGTGGCTGTGAAACACAATGCACTGCTCCTCGCCACCGTCA GTGATCAGGAGAGGGAGGCGTGGGCgtcgtggtggtgctggcggctgGGCCTGGGCTTGGGGGCGGCCATGTGGAGCGTCGGGGTGTCGGGGGCGGGCGGCAGGGTGAGGCCGCTGCTCCTGCAGGCTGCCCTCGTCGCGGCCACACTCGCCTCCGTCCTCTGTGTGACTGCCGTGGTCGCGAG GCGCCATTCTCGGACCAGACGAAGAGTCTACCACACCCTCGACCTTGACGTGGCCGACGAAGAGGATGACGTGGAGGACGCTGCCGAAGACGACTGGCTGGTTAAAAGGGCGAAAAAGGAAGGCATCACACTCTGA